From Streptomonospora salina, the proteins below share one genomic window:
- the dapA gene encoding 4-hydroxy-tetrahydrodipicolinate synthase, whose amino-acid sequence MSGSTSPSAPFGQMLTAMVTPMQEDGDVDYDGAARLATYLVDEQRNDGLIISGTTGESPTTSDEEKDRLLRAVLDAVGDRAVVVAGVGTNDTRHSIRLAQSAERAGAHGLLLVTPYYNKPPQEGLLRHFTAIADATELPAMLYDIPQRTGTPIASETLVRLAENPRIVANKDAKDDLGASSWVMERTDMAFYCGSDILNLPLLSVGASGFVSVVGHIVGSDLHDMLDAYQEGDVAHALAIHRRLTPVYTGIFRTQGVITTKAVLNMFGLPGGPVRTPLADASPELQALLREDLAAAGVKGPIGLAPHQEVPGSVVGVERLTEGSA is encoded by the coding sequence ATGTCAGGCAGCACTTCGCCGAGCGCGCCTTTCGGCCAGATGTTGACCGCGATGGTCACACCCATGCAGGAGGACGGCGACGTCGACTACGACGGCGCCGCCCGCCTCGCTACCTACCTGGTCGATGAGCAGCGCAATGACGGCCTCATCATCAGCGGTACCACTGGAGAGTCGCCGACCACCAGTGACGAGGAGAAGGACCGGTTGCTGCGCGCCGTGCTGGATGCCGTCGGCGACCGGGCCGTGGTCGTGGCGGGCGTCGGAACCAACGACACCCGGCACAGCATCAGGCTGGCCCAAAGCGCCGAACGGGCCGGCGCGCACGGTCTGCTCCTGGTCACCCCGTACTACAACAAGCCCCCGCAGGAGGGGCTGCTCCGGCATTTCACCGCGATCGCCGACGCCACCGAGCTGCCGGCGATGCTGTACGACATCCCCCAGCGCACCGGTACCCCGATCGCGTCCGAGACCCTGGTGCGGCTGGCCGAGAACCCCCGCATCGTGGCCAACAAGGACGCCAAGGACGACCTCGGCGCCAGCTCCTGGGTGATGGAGCGCACCGACATGGCCTTCTACTGCGGTTCCGACATCCTCAACCTGCCGCTGCTGTCGGTGGGCGCGTCCGGATTCGTCAGCGTCGTGGGCCACATCGTCGGCTCCGACCTGCACGACATGCTCGACGCCTACCAGGAGGGCGACGTCGCTCACGCTCTGGCCATCCACCGGCGCCTGACCCCGGTCTACACCGGGATCTTCCGCACCCAGGGCGTCATCACCACCAAGGCCGTGCTGAACATGTTCGGCCTCCCCGGCGGCCCGGTGCGCACTCCGCTGGCCGACGCCTCGCCCGAGCTCCAGGCGCTGCTGCGCGAAGACCTCGCCGCGGCCGGCGTCAAGGGCCCGATCGGACTGGCGCCCCACCAGGAGGTGCCGGGCAGCGTGGTCGGCGTCGAACGGCTGACGGAAGGATCCGCATGA